One window of Akkermansia biwaensis genomic DNA carries:
- a CDS encoding adenosylcobalamin-dependent ribonucleoside-diphosphate reductase, whose protein sequence is MTTDNSQITLKLRTGQEIILPPRKDLLGGLKFTRRFSHNEVHPYDEVDWARRDVRIMDWKTGKTIYERLGLEAPAHWDDNAVKITADKYLFGSEPGSLEYEDSFRNIYDRISNTYTVWGWEEGYFATLEDAEIFNEEIKAMLVQQIWAPNSPVWFNIGHWEQWRWGRPDLRENYTGHGNKAYHAKGSKNNLKTYTVQSTYEYPQCSACFLTEVGDSMEDILDHLTTEGRIFASGSGVGINLSTLRSSKEPISGKGRSSGPISFDRGWDRMAGAIKSGGKTRRAARMVLMFSDHPDIFEFINTKNRQEDIAKVILREHNVHVELKQIAETKLVAGTPAEKAAARVILSLPLATKNSFDPHMDALLYGETLSHQNANHSVSVKGDFWQALANNGNTYTRWVTNPAHIEQTFRAQELLEAMAKSIWENGEPGVHNNDVINLWNPVKSIGSITTSNPCSEYVFLNNTSCNLSSFNAYRFLTKGEDGKPVFDADALTHAARLAMVCADLNVERGGFPIEEIAEGTYKYRTTGIGFANVGGSLMALGVPYDSDEGRWIASQLCSALTAACWTASAEMGAELGSYVEYPASKKDLLAVLRLHHAAQKLAVALPAQKDVKALDDMIDNIIANAGGVLPEAQGLTASYALHAYLKSFKAPTQMNKERIAPAAKLAEAASAMWARAAKATAHRNAFVSVMAPTGTISAPLGCYDEGTTSIEPDYTLVKWKQLAGGGSLKMFNRLALEGLRSLGYPEDFVNEAALEVAGLDGLISAFQGNMDSVVNQLIIDPCNDQAGPVRLAWRRLLSGTESRSEIQEKVAYISNPANMSVLTADELTVVNGAAHIESIPWLDKKDLAVFDCAATNGNGVRSITPAGHVLMLGALQPFISGACSKTVNMPVSATVQDIYDSLIMSHELGVKCIAIFRAGSKANAVYVVDTPETRMFKANHVWEQLVGAGSEAIDEIIAEASKPRQRKLPGRRLGQTVKFSVGGQLTGYLTVGVYADGTCGEVFGRLGQVGSFASGMFEAYCKLLSTALQFGVPLKEVVKGFRNYSFEPSGFCRVGDDTDADTCTEIRSCASVVDLIAKILAWLFPESNGYRLRDVFSIPSVSLPGQSPDTTVSVLPPRIITTPAHKQNPVLPEIPAGKAPEGTMLNGASLCPQCHSLAYVQDGKCKSCRSCGYKDGGCGE, encoded by the coding sequence ATGACTACTGACAACTCGCAAATTACGCTCAAATTACGCACCGGACAGGAAATCATCCTCCCCCCCAGGAAGGACCTGCTGGGCGGCCTGAAGTTCACCAGAAGATTTTCCCATAACGAGGTTCATCCCTACGATGAAGTGGACTGGGCGCGGCGCGACGTCCGCATCATGGACTGGAAGACCGGAAAAACCATTTACGAGCGCCTGGGCCTGGAAGCCCCGGCCCACTGGGACGACAACGCCGTAAAGATCACGGCGGACAAATACCTTTTCGGCAGCGAGCCGGGCTCCCTGGAATACGAAGACAGCTTCCGCAACATTTACGACCGTATTTCCAACACCTACACCGTCTGGGGCTGGGAGGAAGGCTACTTTGCCACGCTGGAGGACGCGGAAATCTTCAATGAGGAAATCAAGGCCATGCTCGTCCAGCAGATCTGGGCGCCCAACTCCCCCGTCTGGTTCAACATCGGCCACTGGGAGCAGTGGCGCTGGGGCCGCCCGGACCTGCGTGAAAATTATACCGGCCACGGCAACAAGGCCTACCATGCCAAGGGCTCCAAGAACAATCTGAAAACCTACACGGTGCAGTCCACCTATGAATATCCGCAGTGCTCCGCCTGCTTCCTGACGGAAGTGGGGGACAGCATGGAGGACATTCTGGACCACCTGACCACGGAAGGCCGCATCTTCGCGTCCGGTTCCGGCGTGGGCATCAACCTTTCCACCCTTCGCTCCTCCAAGGAACCCATCAGCGGCAAGGGCCGTTCCTCCGGCCCCATCTCCTTTGACCGCGGCTGGGACCGCATGGCAGGCGCCATCAAATCCGGGGGCAAGACGCGCCGCGCCGCCCGCATGGTGCTGATGTTCAGCGATCACCCGGATATTTTCGAATTCATCAACACGAAAAACCGCCAGGAAGACATCGCCAAGGTGATTCTGCGGGAGCACAACGTGCATGTGGAACTCAAGCAGATTGCGGAAACCAAGCTGGTGGCCGGCACCCCTGCGGAAAAGGCCGCCGCCCGCGTCATCCTTTCCCTGCCCCTGGCCACCAAAAACAGCTTTGACCCCCACATGGACGCCCTGCTGTACGGGGAAACGCTTTCCCATCAGAACGCGAACCACTCCGTTTCCGTAAAGGGGGACTTCTGGCAGGCGCTGGCCAACAACGGCAACACCTACACGCGCTGGGTCACGAACCCCGCCCACATCGAACAGACCTTCCGGGCCCAGGAACTGCTGGAAGCCATGGCCAAATCCATCTGGGAAAACGGGGAGCCCGGCGTGCACAACAACGACGTGATCAACCTCTGGAACCCGGTCAAATCCATCGGCTCCATCACCACGTCCAACCCCTGCTCCGAATACGTCTTCCTGAACAACACGAGCTGCAACCTTTCCTCCTTCAACGCCTACCGCTTCCTGACGAAGGGTGAGGACGGGAAGCCCGTCTTCGACGCGGACGCCCTGACCCACGCCGCGCGCCTGGCGATGGTCTGCGCGGACCTGAACGTGGAACGCGGCGGCTTCCCGATTGAAGAAATCGCGGAAGGCACGTACAAGTACCGCACCACCGGCATCGGCTTCGCCAACGTGGGCGGCTCCCTGATGGCCCTGGGCGTGCCGTACGACTCCGACGAAGGCCGCTGGATCGCCTCCCAGCTTTGCAGCGCGCTGACGGCGGCCTGCTGGACGGCTTCCGCGGAAATGGGAGCGGAACTCGGTTCCTATGTGGAATATCCCGCCAGCAAGAAGGACCTGCTGGCCGTGCTGCGCCTGCACCATGCGGCCCAGAAGCTGGCCGTCGCCCTGCCCGCCCAGAAAGACGTCAAGGCCCTGGACGACATGATCGACAACATCATCGCCAATGCCGGAGGCGTCCTTCCGGAAGCGCAGGGGCTGACCGCCTCCTACGCCCTGCATGCCTACCTCAAGAGCTTCAAGGCGCCCACCCAGATGAACAAGGAGCGCATCGCCCCCGCCGCCAAACTGGCGGAAGCCGCCTCCGCCATGTGGGCCAGGGCGGCCAAGGCCACCGCGCACCGCAACGCCTTCGTTTCCGTCATGGCCCCCACGGGCACCATTTCCGCCCCGCTGGGCTGTTATGATGAAGGCACCACCTCCATCGAACCGGACTACACGCTGGTCAAATGGAAGCAGCTTGCGGGCGGCGGCTCCCTGAAAATGTTCAACCGCCTGGCTCTGGAAGGCCTGCGCTCCCTGGGCTATCCGGAAGACTTCGTCAATGAGGCCGCTCTGGAAGTAGCCGGCCTGGACGGCCTGATTTCCGCCTTCCAGGGGAATATGGACTCTGTCGTCAACCAGCTCATCATCGACCCCTGCAACGATCAGGCGGGCCCCGTGCGCCTGGCGTGGCGCCGCCTCCTCTCCGGAACGGAATCCCGCAGCGAAATTCAGGAAAAGGTGGCCTACATCAGCAACCCGGCCAACATGTCCGTGCTGACTGCGGACGAACTCACCGTCGTGAACGGCGCGGCCCATATAGAATCCATCCCGTGGCTGGACAAGAAGGACCTGGCCGTCTTCGACTGCGCCGCCACCAACGGCAACGGCGTGCGCTCCATTACCCCCGCCGGGCACGTACTGATGCTGGGCGCCCTTCAGCCCTTCATCTCCGGCGCGTGCTCCAAAACGGTGAACATGCCCGTCTCCGCCACCGTGCAGGATATTTACGACTCCCTGATCATGTCCCACGAACTCGGCGTCAAGTGCATCGCCATCTTTCGGGCCGGATCCAAGGCAAACGCCGTGTACGTGGTGGACACGCCGGAAACGCGGATGTTCAAGGCCAACCACGTCTGGGAACAGCTCGTAGGGGCCGGATCGGAAGCGATTGACGAAATCATCGCGGAAGCGTCCAAGCCGCGCCAGCGCAAACTGCCCGGCCGCCGCCTGGGCCAGACCGTGAAATTCTCCGTGGGCGGCCAGCTCACGGGCTACCTGACGGTGGGCGTCTATGCGGACGGCACCTGCGGGGAAGTCTTCGGACGCCTGGGCCAGGTAGGCTCCTTCGCCTCCGGCATGTTTGAAGCGTACTGCAAGCTCCTTTCTACGGCGCTCCAGTTCGGCGTACCCCTCAAGGAAGTGGTGAAGGGCTTCCGCAACTACTCCTTTGAGCCCTCCGGCTTCTGCCGCGTGGGGGACGACACGGACGCGGACACCTGCACGGAAATCCGCTCCTGCGCGTCCGTCGTGGACCTCATCGCCAAAATTCTGGCGTGGCTCTTCCCGGAAAGCAACGGCTACCGCCTGCGGGACGTATTCTCCATCCCCAGCGTCAGCCTGCCCGGGCAAAGTCCAGACACCACGGTAAGCGTGCTGCCTCCCCGCATCATTACTACGCCGGCCCACAAGCAGAATCCGGTCCTGCCGGAAATTCCCGCCGGAAAAGCGCCGGAAGGCACCATGCTCAACGGAGCCTCCCTCTGCCCGCAGTGCCATTCCCTGGCCTACGTCCAGGACGGCAAGTGCAAATCCTGCCGCTCCTGCGGCTACAAGGACGGCGGCTGCGGGGAATAA
- a CDS encoding cytochrome c biogenesis protein CcdA: protein MKPFLFHFLCLSMFLGLNAGGTVLTEEQLIAAEQPSALVKFLEKEGKDPRPDLVAMLKSQRLAVRSKALDALEDMAGNDFGFDPWTDPDKADPGPLLSWEAWLKQPSRAENGGKEQDDTRLYSMILTGTEKARESACRALLSRKRQALEFLTGYLEKHPDLDADTERAIRQARFRMQLDEVTPDASLLARKLAGSHRNDIIDALEALRKKPVSTLPVIHEFLDHRDPLVREVAVDVFLQNGKKSAVDHIAPLLERETDENVLQIAFRRASDNDDEESRAGLEKLLVRHASSESEDLCLAALKSLSEIEKLQTAIDPEQLLKLFRHPEWRIRHQALLYAGKHRIVQPPLDGKLGEIRAAAVRSGVVRPSSAELLYPRVVEMFRDEDESVRAAAFLVAARMKSAALAPALEQLAFDMPDMVPVILYAMMAGNAELSPAMQAMLKRMPAEKVNVLVRQEDQWDNMLTASDPNNTAKLVIQCLLEHPDPEVKSILAVMEADRLDEDSSPEAWRFVLDRLKDSSVPLKTKEKMISTMSLSYGEIGKLCKLAILGDIKVDPNDNWETQKIKKLKKIQSFGVELVNILREFSTLKDEEYSGLKNKCIRTLLQYGDEEAFRSVLASYRILPQEMRYEIAYRISSEKDFLFRNLPLVKLVAQDEDPEVRERMKSFFEKVCEYYSSSKREESRGRKLTILNNSRRNAEMQAFLDEVFTQKYGDQYWTYFLRNFLGSYEISRLFERIPPDKYSIFFPRKYIRGVADDPARSPWQRASAEFALFLQEYPHAVFPPAGVDENPVLASLRTFPQGIREIPEWIVQTLSSPDPMVRCNAITLLMPLSGIKMALRSPEGELLEGDFPALRRLYEKSYLGGRKAEKSSLLPDVLASLSRLAVKDPDLRVRVYASLAQLVASRKCDVDAFCAILGEVSRKNEELEEQGRYNNEWDKLLDYFQNVFTDRLQSREYEMYENFSGGGTMFAFEPPDPLPGKGKLTEEERRLFVRVSTEVLKDMYWSSSLTRKYGAAAVPAVMSFASMMQGREKAASAAETDSVAVRETAGTHPPDPNAPFLVVFFEKSGCDECARVMRDLESLRREYPAMQLETYSITDDRGTEFNALLSSRFKIPQRDRLIAPSVFGAAGGLMRDRLTSGNLKALLEDSRRQPESGIRPDGTRPAWAMMDREAMKQAGKEVQDTYESLSLGVVLLGGLIDGVNPCAFATLIFFLSYLQIARRSPRELLLTGGSFVLSVYLTYFAIGLAFHELIGQLQAWSSLKMVMDVLFSLLALLAAVLSFRDAWLARRGRLADMSLTLPDFLKKRIRRTAREQSKSARFIVAAFAAGIVISALELACTGQVYAPIIYQIRQGSSSAVGMLALYNLAFILPLLLIFFLAYRGMKAEALIRYQQKHAFLVKMLLGVLFLCLAAIIVWGAVR, encoded by the coding sequence ATGAAGCCCTTCCTGTTCCATTTCCTGTGCCTGTCCATGTTCCTTGGCCTGAACGCCGGGGGAACCGTTCTGACGGAAGAGCAGCTGATAGCGGCGGAACAGCCGTCCGCGCTGGTCAAGTTTCTGGAAAAGGAGGGGAAGGACCCGCGTCCGGACCTGGTGGCCATGCTGAAAAGCCAGCGCCTGGCCGTTCGGAGCAAGGCGCTGGATGCGCTGGAGGATATGGCGGGGAACGACTTCGGCTTTGACCCCTGGACGGACCCGGACAAAGCCGACCCCGGCCCTCTTCTGTCCTGGGAAGCGTGGCTGAAACAGCCTTCCCGGGCTGAAAACGGGGGAAAGGAGCAGGACGATACCCGCCTGTATTCCATGATCCTGACGGGAACGGAAAAGGCGAGGGAAAGCGCCTGCCGGGCTCTTCTTTCCCGCAAGCGGCAGGCTCTGGAATTCCTGACGGGGTATCTGGAAAAGCATCCGGACCTGGATGCGGATACGGAGAGAGCCATTCGTCAGGCGCGTTTCCGGATGCAGCTGGATGAAGTAACGCCGGACGCCTCCCTGCTGGCGCGCAAACTGGCCGGCAGCCACCGGAACGACATCATCGACGCTCTGGAAGCTCTCCGGAAGAAACCCGTTTCCACCTTGCCCGTCATTCATGAATTCCTGGATCACCGCGATCCCCTCGTCCGGGAAGTGGCGGTGGACGTGTTCCTGCAAAACGGCAAAAAGAGCGCCGTGGACCATATCGCTCCCCTCCTGGAACGGGAAACGGATGAAAATGTGCTGCAAATCGCGTTCCGGAGGGCCAGCGACAATGACGATGAGGAATCCCGGGCGGGACTGGAAAAGCTGCTGGTCAGGCATGCCTCTTCGGAGTCGGAAGACCTGTGCCTGGCCGCCTTGAAGTCCCTGTCGGAGATCGAAAAGCTCCAAACGGCCATTGATCCCGAACAGCTTTTGAAATTGTTCCGGCACCCTGAATGGAGAATCCGCCATCAGGCCCTGCTGTATGCCGGAAAACACAGGATCGTCCAGCCTCCCCTGGACGGGAAGCTGGGAGAAATACGCGCGGCGGCGGTCAGGAGCGGCGTTGTCCGGCCCTCTTCTGCGGAACTCCTGTATCCGCGCGTGGTGGAGATGTTCCGGGATGAAGACGAATCCGTGCGCGCAGCGGCGTTTCTGGTGGCGGCGCGGATGAAAAGTGCCGCACTAGCTCCGGCTCTGGAACAGCTTGCATTCGACATGCCGGACATGGTCCCCGTCATCCTGTATGCCATGATGGCCGGAAACGCGGAGCTGAGCCCCGCCATGCAGGCCATGCTCAAGAGAATGCCCGCGGAAAAGGTGAACGTACTGGTCCGTCAGGAAGACCAGTGGGATAACATGCTGACGGCTTCTGATCCCAATAATACGGCCAAACTCGTCATCCAGTGTCTGCTGGAACATCCGGATCCGGAAGTGAAAAGCATTCTGGCTGTCATGGAGGCGGACCGTCTGGACGAAGATTCTTCCCCTGAGGCCTGGAGGTTTGTGCTGGACCGGCTGAAAGATTCCTCCGTTCCCCTCAAAACAAAGGAAAAAATGATTTCCACCATGTCTCTTTCCTACGGGGAAATCGGTAAATTGTGCAAACTGGCCATTCTCGGCGATATCAAGGTTGATCCCAATGATAACTGGGAGACCCAGAAAATCAAAAAACTGAAAAAAATACAGTCTTTCGGTGTGGAACTGGTGAATATCCTGAGAGAATTTTCCACGCTGAAGGATGAGGAATATTCCGGATTGAAGAACAAATGCATCCGGACCCTGCTGCAATACGGGGATGAGGAAGCGTTCCGCAGTGTTTTGGCTTCCTACCGTATCCTGCCCCAGGAGATGCGGTATGAGATCGCTTACAGAATAAGCAGTGAAAAGGACTTTTTGTTCAGGAACCTGCCTCTTGTGAAGCTGGTGGCGCAGGATGAGGACCCGGAAGTCCGCGAACGCATGAAGTCATTTTTTGAAAAAGTCTGTGAATATTATTCTTCCAGCAAAAGGGAAGAATCAAGAGGAAGGAAGCTTACCATCCTGAATAATTCCCGGAGGAATGCGGAGATGCAGGCATTTCTGGACGAAGTGTTCACGCAAAAGTACGGCGACCAGTACTGGACGTATTTCCTCAGGAATTTCCTGGGCAGTTACGAGATTTCCAGGCTGTTTGAAAGGATTCCGCCGGACAAGTATTCCATCTTTTTCCCGCGGAAGTACATACGCGGTGTGGCGGATGATCCCGCCCGTTCTCCATGGCAGCGGGCTTCTGCGGAATTCGCCCTGTTCCTGCAGGAGTATCCCCATGCCGTTTTCCCTCCCGCCGGAGTTGATGAAAACCCGGTTCTCGCGTCCCTCAGGACTTTTCCGCAGGGTATCCGGGAGATTCCGGAATGGATCGTTCAGACCCTTTCCTCTCCCGACCCCATGGTCAGATGCAACGCCATCACCCTGCTGATGCCGTTAAGCGGGATCAAAATGGCGCTCAGGTCGCCTGAGGGGGAACTTCTGGAAGGGGATTTCCCCGCGCTGAGGCGGCTTTACGAGAAATCCTACCTGGGCGGCAGGAAGGCGGAAAAGTCATCCCTCCTTCCGGATGTGCTGGCCTCCCTTTCCCGGCTGGCCGTCAAGGACCCGGATCTTCGCGTACGGGTTTACGCCTCCCTGGCACAACTGGTGGCTTCGCGCAAGTGCGATGTGGACGCCTTTTGTGCGATACTGGGAGAGGTTTCCCGGAAGAATGAGGAATTGGAGGAACAGGGCCGGTATAACAATGAATGGGACAAGCTTCTCGATTATTTCCAGAATGTGTTTACGGACCGTTTACAGAGTCGCGAATATGAAATGTACGAGAACTTTAGCGGCGGAGGCACCATGTTTGCCTTTGAACCGCCGGATCCTCTTCCCGGCAAGGGCAAGCTGACGGAAGAGGAACGCCGGTTGTTCGTCCGCGTCTCCACCGAGGTGCTGAAGGACATGTACTGGTCTTCCTCCCTGACGCGCAAGTACGGAGCCGCGGCCGTTCCGGCGGTCATGAGCTTTGCGTCCATGATGCAGGGCAGGGAAAAAGCCGCATCGGCGGCGGAGACGGATTCCGTTGCGGTCCGGGAGACGGCTGGGACACATCCCCCCGATCCGAATGCGCCGTTCCTGGTCGTTTTCTTTGAGAAAAGCGGCTGCGACGAATGCGCCAGGGTCATGCGGGACCTGGAAAGCCTGCGCCGGGAATATCCCGCCATGCAGTTGGAGACTTATTCCATCACGGATGATCGGGGAACGGAATTCAACGCGCTACTGTCTTCACGGTTCAAGATTCCCCAGCGGGACAGGCTGATTGCCCCGTCCGTATTCGGAGCGGCAGGGGGCCTGATGCGCGACCGCCTGACCTCCGGCAACCTGAAGGCCCTGCTGGAAGATTCGAGAAGGCAGCCGGAAAGCGGCATCCGCCCGGACGGAACCCGGCCCGCGTGGGCCATGATGGACCGAGAAGCCATGAAACAGGCCGGGAAGGAGGTGCAAGACACGTATGAAAGCCTTTCCCTGGGCGTGGTGCTGCTGGGCGGCCTGATAGACGGCGTCAACCCGTGCGCGTTCGCCACTCTGATTTTCTTCCTGTCCTATCTGCAGATTGCGCGGCGCTCCCCGCGGGAGCTGCTGCTGACGGGCGGCAGCTTCGTCCTTTCCGTTTATCTGACGTACTTCGCCATCGGCCTGGCGTTCCATGAACTCATCGGGCAGCTGCAGGCGTGGTCTTCCCTGAAGATGGTCATGGACGTCCTGTTCTCCCTGCTGGCTCTGCTTGCGGCCGTCCTTTCCTTCCGGGATGCGTGGCTGGCCCGCCGGGGACGGCTGGCGGACATGTCGCTGACTTTGCCGGATTTCCTGAAGAAGCGCATCCGCCGGACGGCCAGAGAGCAGAGCAAGTCCGCCCGCTTCATCGTGGCGGCGTTCGCTGCCGGGATCGTCATTTCCGCGCTGGAACTGGCCTGCACCGGGCAGGTGTACGCTCCCATCATTTACCAGATCAGGCAGGGGAGTTCGTCCGCCGTGGGCATGCTGGCCCTGTACAACCTGGCATTCATCCTGCCCCTGCTGCTCATTTTCTTCCTGGCCTACCGGGGGATGAAGGCGGAGGCCCTGATCCGCTACCAGCAGAAGCACGCCTTTCTGGTGAAAATGCTGCTGGGCGTCCTCTTCCTGTGCCTGGCGGCCATCATCGTCTGGGGTGCGGTGCGCTGA
- a CDS encoding DUF4159 domain-containing protein has translation MMTAVLAALFLYPAESWGKEGVVQCGNLIYAGTQTSRCFSDEFLSTVQQKTSISTSRRFRAVRLDNEELFRFPFVVMTGEGDFVLTARERENLKKYVQSGGFLLASAGCSNAAWDASFRREMRTIFGEAVLKPVSMRHPVFSTVFNIKQLEAGKQAAKGHLEGVTLNDKLVIIYSADGLNDSRHSKGCCCCGGSELGNALEINANILAYALLR, from the coding sequence ATGATGACGGCGGTTCTTGCCGCGCTGTTCCTGTATCCGGCGGAAAGCTGGGGAAAGGAAGGCGTGGTTCAGTGCGGCAACCTGATTTATGCGGGTACGCAGACTTCCCGCTGTTTCAGTGACGAATTCCTGTCCACCGTCCAGCAGAAAACCAGCATTTCCACCAGCAGGCGGTTCCGGGCCGTACGGCTGGACAATGAGGAACTGTTCCGCTTCCCCTTTGTGGTGATGACCGGGGAGGGGGACTTCGTCCTTACGGCACGGGAACGGGAAAACCTGAAGAAATACGTCCAGTCGGGCGGCTTCCTGCTGGCTTCCGCCGGGTGCTCCAATGCCGCCTGGGACGCTTCCTTCCGCAGGGAGATGCGCACCATCTTCGGAGAAGCCGTTCTCAAGCCCGTGTCCATGCGCCATCCTGTTTTTTCAACCGTTTTCAACATCAAGCAGCTGGAAGCCGGGAAACAGGCCGCGAAAGGCCATTTGGAAGGCGTTACGCTGAATGACAAGCTGGTCATCATTTATTCCGCGGACGGCCTCAACGACAGCCGCCACTCCAAGGGATGCTGCTGCTGCGGGGGCAGCGAACTGGGAAACGCCCTTGAAATCAACGCCAATATTCTGGCTTACGCCCTTCTGCGCTGA